The Halorubrum sp. BV1 sequence CTCGACGTGCGTGAGGGCGACAGCGACGCCGTCGCAGACCGGTTTCGCAGCGCGGTCGTCCCCGACACGCCATGAGCGGAGACGCGTCGCCGACGCTGCGGATTCCGCGGGGGAACCTCCTGCGCTCTCGCGTCGTCTCGGAGATCGGGACGACGCTGTCACGCGCGCTCGACCGCGAGGTGACGGGCTACGCGACGGTCGTCCCGCAGGAGACGCTGCTTCTGGCCGGCGAGGCGAAGGGCGTCATCACGTTCGACGACGGCGTTCCGGTGTTGGCGTACAACACGGTGAGCGACAGCGGCGGAGCCGACGCGCTCGCCGAACTCGCCGTGCCCGGCCCGTACCGCGTCGAGCTGTACGCGGTCGACGCCGACGGGCTGGAGGCCGCCCACCGAGCGGACGCGCTCCGCGTGACGCCGGGCGCGGTGGCGACCGAACTCGCCGACGACCAGCGGCTCGCCGACCGGACGCGGGCCGCCGCCCCCGACGAACGCCTCGTCGACGCCGACGAAGACGACACCGACGCCGTCACGGCGTTCCTCGAAGACGATGACCGGATCGCGGCGATCCGCGAGCAGGCCCGAGCGGAAGCGGCCGCTCGCGCCGAGGAGTGGGGGATCGGCGACGCGCTCGACGGCTCGGCGGACGGGGACGGATACGACGACCGCATCGACCGCGACAGCTCCAGCGCGCGCTCGAACGCAACGACGTCCGAGCGGTAGCGTTTTGCTCCGGACGGCACTACCCCCAGTATCACGGTCTTTCGCCTGCTCGGGCTGACGACGCCTGCCGACTTCGCCGAGTGGTACGCGGCGAGCCGCGCGTACACGAGTCACGTCGCCGAGGGGATGGGGTTCGACGGTGCCGACGCGCTCGACGGGGCGCGAATCGCCGCTCGCCTCCGCGAGGACCACACGGCGTTGTCGTCGGAGGCGGCGCGTTCGGTCGCGGCCACGCTGCTCGCTGACGGGGCGTTCTCCGAACCGTACTGCGAGTGGCTCCCCCTCTGGTACGAACTGGGGTTGATCGCCCCCGTGCGGTACGGCGAGTGGCGGCTGCGTCGGGTGGCCGCGACCGTCGCCGACGCGGCGGGCGTGACGGTGACCGCCCCGCGATACTCCCGACCGCAGGACGTGATCGTCGACGGTAACGCCGCGCTCGCCGGCGTGTCCGGATTCCGAGCACGGTTCCTCCTCGCCGACTCGATTATCCACCTCGACTGGTTCGTCCGCGTCGCCGCCGCCGATGGCATCGACGTGCCGAGCACCCTCGTCGAACGGACCCGCGAGGAGTCGCTGGCCTACTACGGCGGCGACCGGGACCGGCTGTCGCCGACGGTCCGCCGCTTCCAGCGGCACCTGTTTGCCGACGACGCGTGGGTCGCCCGGGTAAACGATCGGTACGACCTCGACAGCCCGTTGTTCCGCCTCTGGGAGCGACTCCTACGGCGAGAACGGGAGCGGCTCGCCGCCGAGGGCGGGTGATCGGTCCGGTGCTTGGCGACGTGCGTGTGCGACCGCCCGTGGTCTGTCGATGAGCGGATATTCGACCGCTGTCTAGTCACGGTTTCTGTTACAGTCCCTGTAACACGTTACTGGTGCGATCGATCGCGCAGAAGGTAAGTATAGGCAATCCCGGCGCGTACCGGAGTGTACGGACCGATCGACGGTTCGTCCCCACCCTCGCGTTTTCGGCCCTCATTCATCCCTCGGCGGTTGTCAGGATACCGTTCCGGTCCGCGCGACTACGGCTCCGCGTCGACGCTGCCGCTGTCCACCCCGCCGCCACTCTATGGCCCTCGCCGAGACTACTCGATTCTGAGTTGTGTTTTATTCAGTGTTGCGCAGGTCGGAAGCTTCATACGTCGGCTCTCGGATCCTCCGGGTACACGAATGGCAGTACTCTGGCTGGAGGATGTCGACGCCGACGACGTTGGGACCGTCGGCGGGAAAGCGGCTTCGCTCGGTGAACTCATCGGTGCCGGACTCCCGGTACCGCCCGGTTTCACGGTCACGGCGGGGACGTACCGCGCCTTCATCGAGGAAAGCGGGATCGACGACGAGCTGTTCTCGGCCGTCGACGTCGACCCCGAAGACTCCGCCGCTCTCCGAGAAGCGGAAGAGACGGCCGAAGAGCTGATCCTCGAAACCCCGCTCCCCGACGAGGTCCGCGACGAGATCCTCGAACGGTACCGGTCGATGGGAGGTGACGACGAGGCGTTCGTCGCCGTTCGGTCGTCCGCCACCGCGGAGGACCTTCCCGACTCGTCGTTCGCCGGACAACAAGAGACGTTCCTCAACGTCCGCGAAGCGGACCTGATCCGCCGGGTCAAGGAGTGCTGGGCATCCCTTTTCACGCAACGAGCGATCTACTACCGGCAGCAGCGCGGCTTCCCGCACGCCGATGTCGACATCGCCGTCGTCGTCCAGCGGATGGTCGACGCCGACAAATCCGGCGTGATGTTCACCAGCCACCCCTCTACCGGCGACCCGCAGATCACGATCGAGGCGGCGTGGGGGCTCGGCGAGGCGGTCGTCTCCGGGACCGTCTCCCCCGACAACTACGTGTACGACCGCGGGCGCGGTGCCGTCGACAAGGTGACGGTCGCCGAGAAGAAAGTCGAGATGGTCAAAGACCCGGAGACGGGCGAGACCGTACAGCTCGACATCGAAGACGACCGTCGCGAGAGCCGCGTCCTCTCCGACGAGGAGATCGATCGCCTCGTCACCCTCGGCGAGCGCGTCGAGGACCACTACGGAACGCCACAGGACGTCGAGTGGGCGATCCACGACGACGAGATATTCATGCTCCAGTCGCGCCCGATCACGACGATACAGGAGAGCGACGAGGCCGACGACACGACGGCCGACGCGACGTCTGACGGCGACACCGCCGGAGACTCCGAGGCAGACGTGCTCGTCGACGGCCTCGGCGCTAGCCCCGGCGTCGTCTCGGGCGCAGTCCGGATCGTGCACAAGCTCGACCACCTCGATCAAGTGCAGGAGGGCGACGTGATGGTCACGGAGATGACGATGCCGGACATGGTTCCGGCGATGAAGCGAGCGGCCGGCATCGTCACGGACGAGGGGGGAATGACGAGTCACGCGGCTATCATCTCGCGCGAACTCGGCGTGCCGGCGGTGGTCGGCACCGGCAACGGCACGCGGCTGCTCGGAGACGGCCGAGAGGTCACGCTCGACGGCGACAAGGGAACGATACGCGCCGGCACCGACGACGAGGCCGAACCCGGCGAGGAGTTCGAACCCGTCGAGGCGGCGCGCCCGGAGACGCCGGTGAAGCCGATGACCGCGACGGAGGTGAAGGTGAACGTCTCGATCCCGGAGGCCGCCGAGCGCGCCGCGGCGACAGGCGCGGACGGCGTCGGTCTGCTCCGTATCGAACACATGGTGCTCTCGCTCGGGAAGACGCCGGAGCGATACATCGCCGACCACGGCGCTCGGGCGTACCAAGACGAGCTGATCGATGGCGTCCGGCAGGTGGCGGAGGAGTTCTACCCGCGTCCGGTCCGCGTTCGGACGATTGACGCGCCGACTGACGAGTTCCGCGATCTGGAGGGCGGCGACGGCGAGCCGAACGAGCACAACCCCATGCTCGGCTGGCGCGGAACCCGCCGGAGCCTCGACAAGCCCGAACCGTTCCGACAGGAACTCGCCGCGTTCGCGCGACTCTTGGAGATGGGCTATGACAACCTCGAAGTGATGTTCCCGCTCGTCAACGACGCGGCCGACATCGAGGGGATCAAACGCCACATGCGAGAGTCCGGGATCGATCCCGAGACGAACCGGTGGGGCGTGATGATCGAGACGCCGGCGAGCGCGCTACAGATCGAGGACCTCGCCGCCGCCGGGATCGACTTCGCCTCGTTCGGAACCAACGACCTCACCCAGTACACGCTGGCGGTCGACCGCAACAACGAGCACGTCGCCGGCCGCTTCGACGAGCTTCACCCGGCCGTGTTGACACTCATCGGGAACACGATCGAGACGTGTCGAGAGCTCGGCGTCGACACCAGTATCTGCGGACAGGCCGGCTCGAAGTCGGAGATGGTCGACTTCCTCGTCGAGGAGGGCGTCTCCTCTATCTCGGCGAACATCGACGCGGTTCGCGACGTCCAACACGAAGTGAAGCGGACTGAGCAGCGACTCCTCCTCGACTCGGTTCGCTGATCGGAGCCGGTCGGGTCATGTCGGGAGCGGGTCGGGACGCCGAGAGCGGAACGGATAACACGCTCCGCGACAACGACTCTCCGAATGCAGCAGCCCGAGCCGCAGTCGTTCGACCGGGTGCTCTCTTCGATGTGTACGGAACCGCATCCGGCGGCACGAGAGGCGGCGGAGCGCTTCCTCGCAACGAACCCGGGCGACCCGGCCACCTACGAGGCGGTCGCGGCGCTCGAAGAGCGCGCGGTCGAACTGCTGGCGACGCTCGCTGACCACCCCACGCCGACCGACGCCGCGGGATACGTCACGTCGGGCGGAACGGAGGCGAACGTGCAGGCGGTCCGCTCGGCGCGGAACCGACACGACGCGAGCGACGTGAACGTCGTCGTCCCCGAGAGCGGCCACTTCTCGTTTTACAAGGCCGCCGAGTTGCTCGGCGTCGAACTTCGGACCGTTCCCGTGGATGACGACCACCGAACACAGACCGACGCCGTCAACGCGGCGGTCGACGCGTCGACGGCGCTGGTCGTCGGGGTCGCGGGCAGCACGGAGTACGGCCGCGTCGACCCGATCGCGGCGCTGACAGACATCGCACACGACGCCGGAGCGCTGATGCACGTCGACGCCGCGTGGGGCGGCTTCGTCCTCCCGTTCACCGACCACGAGTGGTCGTTCGGCGACGCAGCGGTGGACACGCTGACGATCGACCCGCACAAGTTCGGACAGGCACCCGTCCCGGCCGGCGGGCTCCTCGCGCGCGAGGCGGCGGCGCTGGACGCGCTCGCGGTCGACACGCCCTACCTCGAGACGCGCTCGCAGGCGACGCTGACGGGCACGCGGAGCGGGGCCGGCGTCGCCGGGGCGGTCGCCGCGATGGAGGCGCTGTGGCCTGACGGTTACAGAGACGCCGTCAAGCGGGCCAGCGACAACGCCGGGTGGCTCGCCGCGGCGCTCGGCGACCGCGGGTACGACGTCGTGGAGCCGTCGCTGCCGCTCGTCGCCGCGGCGCTTCCCGAATCCGAGTTCGACGCCCTGCGCGAGGCCGGCTGGAAGGTGGCGCGGACGGCGAGCGGAGCGCTCCGCGTTGTGTGTATGCCACACGTGACCCGCGACGGCCTCCGGGCGTTCGTCGCCGATCTCGACCGGATACGGGACTGACGACACCGTCGCTCTCGGCGGCCGCGTTTGCGGCGATGGCGAACAGACGGCGAGTCAGGTCCCGAGCGGTTCGCCGTGCAACCGTCTCGACCGGCTCGGGGCGAGCGTTACGTCACGGGACCCGATCGGTTCGGCTTCGCATATGAACGGTCGCATGCTCGGGGAAGAACGCGGCGGAACCGCCGACGCGGCGGAACCGGGACCGAAACGATCATGCGACGAGCGCGCGACCGTCTGCGTATGCACGTCGTCGTCAACGCCGCTCAGAGCGTGGACGGAAAACTCGCGGCCCGAAACAGAGAACAGCTCCGCATCTCTGGGACGGCGGATTTCGACCGCGTCGATCGGGTGCGAGCGGCGGCCGACGCGGTGCTCGTCGGCGTCGGAACCGTCCTCGCCGACGACCCGCACCTCACGCTCGACGAGGAGGACCGTCGAGTCGAGCGCCTGCGGAACGGCCGGTCGGGACACCCCGCTCGGGTCGTCGTCGACTCGACGGGACGGACCCCGACAGACGCGCGAGTTCTCGACGATGCGGCGACGACGCACCTGCTCGTCTCGGAGGGAGCGTCCACGGAACGCCGGGAGGCGCTCGCGGAGGCCGGCGCGGAGGTGATCGTCACCGGGAGCGACGACGGCGATCGCGTCGATCTGGCGTCGGGAGTGGACGCGCTCGCCGAGCGCGGGATCGGCCGACTCATGGTCGAAGGGGGCGGCGAGGTGATCTACTCGTGTTTTGCGGCCGGGATCGTCGACGAACTCCATGTGTACGTCGGGTCGATGGTGGTCGGCGGCCGCGACGCGCCGACGCTCGTCGACGGCGAGGGGTTCGTCGAGGGGTTTCCCACCCTGGAACTCGTCGGAACCGAACGGCTCGACGACGGGATCGTGCTCTCTTACGACGTCGACGCGGCCCCCTGACCGCCACCGTGGTGTGTGACGGCTCGGCACGGATCGGGCGGTACACGGTCCGTGCTACCGGTTTGCACTCGAATCACCGAAGTCTTTATATATGCCCCGACGGTATTGTTCGGTACCAGAACGCCTCCGGCGCTGGTGGATCGCACGCTGAAATGAACGGGAGCTCTTGTGAACGGCCCCACACACGACGGCGAGCGGTCGCTATCTCCGGAGCGGTGATGGAGAGATAAAAAATGGTAACGAAAGACGAAGTCATCGAACAGTACGATATCGAGGCGATGGACGAGGCGGACAACGTGGACCTTTCTGAAGACGACTTGGAGAACGGCTCCAAGGGGCAACTCATCAAACGCGCCGGTCAGCTGCGGGACCGACGCAACGAGCTGAACCAGATGGCCTCCGAGCGCGCCTCCAAGCGCGACGACCTCAACGCAAAGACCCGCGAGAAGGTCGACGAGGCCCAGGAACACCGCGAGAAGCGCGACGAGCTCAACGAGCAGGTCCAAGAGCACAAGGACAAGCGCAACGAGCTCAACGCCGAAGCCAACGAACTGTTCGACGAGGTCGAAGAGCTCAAACAGGACATGGAACTCGGCTCGGGCAAGTCGATCGAGGAGCTCGAATCCGAGATCGAGGACCTGGAGTTCCGTCAGCAGACAGAGGTCCTCGACGCGGAAGACGAGCGCGAACTCATCGAGAAGATCGACGAGAAACGCGAGAAGCTCGCCGAGAAGAAAGAGAAGGTCGACGACACGAGCGAGCTCGACGATCTCGTCGAGGAGGCAGAAGAGGTCCGGTCCGAGGCGTCCCAGCACCACCAGAAGGTGACTGAACTCGCGGACAAGGCCCAGGAGCATCACAACCAGATGATCGAGGCCTACCGCGAGGCCGACGACATCCGCGACGAGGCCGACGAGATGCACGAGCTGTTCGTGGAGGCACAGGAGGCGGCCGACCAGCACCACGAGGACTTCGTGCGCGTCCAGAAGCGTCTGCGCGAACTCGACAAAGAGGAGGAGCGCGAGCGCAAGGACGAACGCGCCGAGAAGCGCGAAGAGGAGAAAGAGGAGGCCGAGGAGATCTATCAGAAGTTCAAGGAGGGCGAGACGCTCGACACCGAGGACCTGATGAAGCTCCAGAAGACCGGCCTGCTGTAGGTCGGCCGCGACGCTTCTGCGGTCTTTTTGCAGGTGCGGGCGCTTGTTCGGTGAGCGGCCGCGTTCAGACGCGTGGAGTCCGCGGTGTCGGTGGAGTGGTCACGGCGTGAGGACCGTCGCAGTCGCCGATCGAGCGATTAGTCAGTGGTGACGAAAGCGGTCGGGAGCCGGTCACGGCTCTATCAGTCGCTGCGGGTCGTCTCCTCCTCGGCGACGAAGCGGTCGTACGCGGACGTGAACTCCTCGTCTTCTTCGGCTGCGTCCTCCCACGCGGTGAGGCCGCGTTCCGCGGCCGTCCCGGCGATGGAGTTGTCGAGTGCGAACGCGACAATCCCGCCGACGGCCATACCCGTCGACCCGATGACGTAGACGGTGTTCGCGACGACGTCGGCACCGAGGAGGGGACCGAGCAGAGCGGTTTCTGCCAGTCCCTGTTGGAACGCGCCGGCACCGCCGACGCTCCGCAGGTACTCCGGGATGGCCAGTCCCGAGAAGAGCGCGATCCCGATGACGAAGATGTTTCGCGACGAGTCGAGATCGACGTACTTGAGATTCGAGAGCCCGACGCCGACGATCTGTGCGAACATCGCGATGTAGAGGCCGCCGATGATCGGCCCCGGAATGGTCGCGACGAGTTGACCGAAGTAGCCGACGAAGCCGACGAGGATCATGAGCGCGGCACCGATCTGGACGACGTAGCGCGAGGCCACGCCGGTGAGGCCGATGGCACCGATGTTCTCTGAGTACGAGGTCGACCCACCGGTGCCCATGAGTCCGGAAAAGACGTTCATGACGCCCTCCATGCCGATACCGTGAGTCATTCGTTCGCTGCTCGGAGCGCCCATGCCGGAGAGGCGAGCGACGGCGTGGTAATCGCCGATCGACTCGACTATCGAGGCGGCGATGCCGGCGAGCATGCCGATGACGAAGGCGGGCGTGACGCTCGGCATCCCCCACTGGAGCGGGTAGATCGGGTGGACCGGGTCGGCCGCGGCGACGCTCGCCAAGTCGACGTACCCGGGCGCGTCCGGTCCGATGACGCCGGAGACGGACAGCGCGGCGGCGAGTATCCACGCGACGACGATACCGAGGAGAACCGGGAACAGCTGGAACACCTTCGATTTTGCCCCGAGGTACTGTGAGAACAGGACGATCGCGACCAGCGTGAGACCGACGAGCCACCAGTTCTGCGTGGCCGTCGTGATGTCGGGTGAGTTGAAAAGCGACAGACCGATCAGGACGATGACCGGGACGATGACGACCGGGGAGAGGAACCGCCGTAACCGTCCCACGAGCCCGAGGTATCCGATCGCCACCTCGGCGAACGCGGCGACGATGATTGCGCCTTGGAGCTGGAGCAGCGCCGCCCGCCACGCGACGATACCTTCCGGGGGATTCGCGGTCACGACGCCGATGACGGCCAGCGCGGGCGCGAGCATCGAGAACGGTGCCCCCTGTACGATCGGGTAGCGGTTGCCGAGCGTCGTCTGCGCGAGGGTCGCGATGCCGGAGACGACGAAGAACGTACCGACGAAGCGCGGGATGACCGCGTCCGGCATCCCCATCGCGCCGGCGAGGATGAGGGGGACGGCGATGTTCGCGCCCACCATCGTGAGGTAATGCTGGGCACCCAACAGGAGCGATTTCCCGAGCGGCGGTTTGTCCTCGATCCCGTACTGTACGAACGTGTTCTCGTCCTCGTTCCCTGCCATCGTTGTGGCGTCAATCGCCGCAGGGCTACAAAAGTTCAATCGTTGCCGCGTGACGGTGGACGGGTTTCGACAGAAACCGGAGCCGGATCGAACGCGCGGCCGAGTGGCGAAGACGGTCGTCCGTCTCGGCGCGCGGGCGGCAGGATCCGGGCGAGCACTCGGCGCGTCGAGAGCGTTCTCGTCGACAGTATATATACGGCCGCACGTCTAACCGAAGGCATGGAACGCGATCCTCGCTCGAACGGGACGGATCTCCTCGCGGCCGCCGCGGTCGGCGCGACGGCGGCGGTGGCCGGCACGCGTGTCGTCGCGCGGCTCACCCGAGGACGGTTCGGCGACGCGGCGGAGTACAACGTCGCAAAGGTGTCCGTGTCCGGACCTATCACCCGGGACACCGGGCGACCCTCGCCGCTGTCGAGGCCGGGCGGAGCGACCGCAGACGACATCGTCGAACAGATCGAGGCGGCCGACGACGACGAGAACGTGGAAGCGCTCCTCGTCGAACTCAACACGCCCGGCGGGGAGGTGCTTCCGAGCGACGACATCAGGCGCGCCGCGGCGGCGTTCGACGGGCCGACGGTGGCGTACGCGACCGATCTCTGTGCGTCCGGTGGGTACTGGATCGCGAGCGGCTGCGACGAGCTGTGGGCGCGCGACGCGAGCCTCGTCGGATCGATCGGCGTGGTCGGCTCGCGGCCGAACGCGGCGGGGTTGGCCGACAAGCTCGGCATCTCCTACGAGCAGTTCACCGCCGGGGAGTACAAGGACGCCGGCGTTCCGCTCCGAGAGATCGAAGACGACGAGCGCGAGTACTTACAGGGGATCATCGACGGCTACTACGAGCAGTTCGTCGAGACGGTGAGCGAGGGCCGAGACATGGATCCGGAAGACGTCCGCGAGACCGAAGCGCGCGTCTACCTCGGCAGCGACGCCGCAGATATCGGTCTCGTCGACGAGTTGGGCACCGAAGACGACGTGGAATCGCGGGTCGAGTCGCTGATCGGTTCAGAACCCGAGATACGCGAGTTCGAGCCCGAACGAGGGATCGCAGAGCGGCTCGGGTTGGGCGCAGAGCGGGTCGCGTTCGCCGCCGGCAACGGGGTCGCAAGCGTGTTCACCGACGGTGGCGGCGACGTCGACGTCGAGTTGCGGTGACGGCTCTTCGGCGGGTGTGAATTTTTCACAGTCGGGCGACGGGGAGCTTTTTATTCGGGCAGATAGAGTATCGAGACGTGACGACGCTGGTCATCTGTATCGATCGCTCGGGGGCGATCGGCCGGGCCACGAACGTCCCCATGCCCGTGGCCGGCTGGGAGGCCGTCCGGTCGCTCGTCACGGACGCCGGGCTCAGCGACCCGGAAGACGCCAGCGTCAACTGCCTCCTCGAATCACTGCGGGTCGCTCGCGACCTCCGCGACGAGCGTGAGGAGTCGGTCGTCGCGGTCGTCTCCGCCGAGAGCGACAGCGCGGTCGGCGCGGACCGCTCTCTCGCCGCGCAGCTCGACGACCTCGTGGACCGGTACGATCCTCGCGCGGCGATCGTCGTTGTCGACTCGGCGGAAGACGAGCGCGTGCTTCCGATAGTCGAGTCCCGGATGCCCGTCGACTCCGTCGATCGCGTCGTCGTCCGGCAGGCCCGCGACATCGAGTCGACGTACTACCTGCTCAAACAGTTCCTCGCCGACGAACAGCTCCGGTCGACGGTACTCGTCCCCTTCGGCGTCGCGCTGCTCCTGTTGCCGGCGCTTTTCTACTGGTTCTCTGCCGGTGCCGCGGTCGCGGGCGTCGCCGGGCTGCTCGGTGCCGCGCTCCTGTACAAGGGCCTCGCAATAGACAGGGTCGTCGCCGGCGCGCCGGAGCGGATCCGCGAGGCGCTGTACGCCGGCCAGGTGTCGGTCGTGACGTACGTCGTCGCGGCCGGTCTCGCGCTCGTCGGTGGCTTTTTTGGCGTGCTCTCGGCGTCGGATCTCGGACCGGCGGAGCCCACGATCGTGCAGGCGGTGGAGTTCGCGTTCGCCGCGGTTCCGTGGGTCGCTGTCGCGGGCGTGACGGCGGCGGTCGGCCGACTGCTCGACGAACTGATCCGCGACGAGGGGATCCGCACGCAGTACCTCAACCTCCCGTTCGTCATCGTCGCGGTCGGGCTGGTCGTCCGCGGCTTCGCCGGGTACTTCCTCGCACAGGAGGCGATTCTCGACCCCTTCGAGACGGCGTGGTTCGTCGTGACGCCGGTCCAGCGGCTCGCCGCGTTCATCGTCGGCGGGATCGTCGTCTCGCTCGTCGGCGTCAAGGTCGCGAGCGACGTGGGA is a genomic window containing:
- a CDS encoding 2,5-diamino-6-(ribosylamino)-4(3H)-pyrimidinone 5'-phosphate reductase; this encodes MHVVVNAAQSVDGKLAARNREQLRISGTADFDRVDRVRAAADAVLVGVGTVLADDPHLTLDEEDRRVERLRNGRSGHPARVVVDSTGRTPTDARVLDDAATTHLLVSEGASTERREALAEAGAEVIVTGSDDGDRVDLASGVDALAERGIGRLMVEGGGEVIYSCFAAGIVDELHVYVGSMVVGGRDAPTLVDGEGFVEGFPTLELVGTERLDDGIVLSYDVDAAP
- the ppsA gene encoding phosphoenolpyruvate synthase; this translates as MAVLWLEDVDADDVGTVGGKAASLGELIGAGLPVPPGFTVTAGTYRAFIEESGIDDELFSAVDVDPEDSAALREAEETAEELILETPLPDEVRDEILERYRSMGGDDEAFVAVRSSATAEDLPDSSFAGQQETFLNVREADLIRRVKECWASLFTQRAIYYRQQRGFPHADVDIAVVVQRMVDADKSGVMFTSHPSTGDPQITIEAAWGLGEAVVSGTVSPDNYVYDRGRGAVDKVTVAEKKVEMVKDPETGETVQLDIEDDRRESRVLSDEEIDRLVTLGERVEDHYGTPQDVEWAIHDDEIFMLQSRPITTIQESDEADDTTADATSDGDTAGDSEADVLVDGLGASPGVVSGAVRIVHKLDHLDQVQEGDVMVTEMTMPDMVPAMKRAAGIVTDEGGMTSHAAIISRELGVPAVVGTGNGTRLLGDGREVTLDGDKGTIRAGTDDEAEPGEEFEPVEAARPETPVKPMTATEVKVNVSIPEAAERAAATGADGVGLLRIEHMVLSLGKTPERYIADHGARAYQDELIDGVRQVAEEFYPRPVRVRTIDAPTDEFRDLEGGDGEPNEHNPMLGWRGTRRSLDKPEPFRQELAAFARLLEMGYDNLEVMFPLVNDAADIEGIKRHMRESGIDPETNRWGVMIETPASALQIEDLAAAGIDFASFGTNDLTQYTLAVDRNNEHVAGRFDELHPAVLTLIGNTIETCRELGVDTSICGQAGSKSEMVDFLVEEGVSSISANIDAVRDVQHEVKRTEQRLLLDSVR
- the sppA gene encoding signal peptide peptidase SppA — its product is MERDPRSNGTDLLAAAAVGATAAVAGTRVVARLTRGRFGDAAEYNVAKVSVSGPITRDTGRPSPLSRPGGATADDIVEQIEAADDDENVEALLVELNTPGGEVLPSDDIRRAAAAFDGPTVAYATDLCASGGYWIASGCDELWARDASLVGSIGVVGSRPNAAGLADKLGISYEQFTAGEYKDAGVPLREIEDDEREYLQGIIDGYYEQFVETVSEGRDMDPEDVRETEARVYLGSDAADIGLVDELGTEDDVESRVESLIGSEPEIREFEPERGIAERLGLGAERVAFAAGNGVASVFTDGGGDVDVELR
- the mfnA gene encoding tyrosine decarboxylase MfnA → MQQPEPQSFDRVLSSMCTEPHPAAREAAERFLATNPGDPATYEAVAALEERAVELLATLADHPTPTDAAGYVTSGGTEANVQAVRSARNRHDASDVNVVVPESGHFSFYKAAELLGVELRTVPVDDDHRTQTDAVNAAVDASTALVVGVAGSTEYGRVDPIAALTDIAHDAGALMHVDAAWGGFVLPFTDHEWSFGDAAVDTLTIDPHKFGQAPVPAGGLLAREAAALDALAVDTPYLETRSQATLTGTRSGAGVAGAVAAMEALWPDGYRDAVKRASDNAGWLAAALGDRGYDVVEPSLPLVAAALPESEFDALREAGWKVARTASGALRVVCMPHVTRDGLRAFVADLDRIRD
- a CDS encoding coiled-coil protein → MVTKDEVIEQYDIEAMDEADNVDLSEDDLENGSKGQLIKRAGQLRDRRNELNQMASERASKRDDLNAKTREKVDEAQEHREKRDELNEQVQEHKDKRNELNAEANELFDEVEELKQDMELGSGKSIEELESEIEDLEFRQQTEVLDAEDERELIEKIDEKREKLAEKKEKVDDTSELDDLVEEAEEVRSEASQHHQKVTELADKAQEHHNQMIEAYREADDIRDEADEMHELFVEAQEAADQHHEDFVRVQKRLRELDKEEERERKDERAEKREEEKEEAEEIYQKFKEGETLDTEDLMKLQKTGLL
- a CDS encoding uracil-xanthine permease family protein, with protein sequence MAGNEDENTFVQYGIEDKPPLGKSLLLGAQHYLTMVGANIAVPLILAGAMGMPDAVIPRFVGTFFVVSGIATLAQTTLGNRYPIVQGAPFSMLAPALAVIGVVTANPPEGIVAWRAALLQLQGAIIVAAFAEVAIGYLGLVGRLRRFLSPVVIVPVIVLIGLSLFNSPDITTATQNWWLVGLTLVAIVLFSQYLGAKSKVFQLFPVLLGIVVAWILAAALSVSGVIGPDAPGYVDLASVAAADPVHPIYPLQWGMPSVTPAFVIGMLAGIAASIVESIGDYHAVARLSGMGAPSSERMTHGIGMEGVMNVFSGLMGTGGSTSYSENIGAIGLTGVASRYVVQIGAALMILVGFVGYFGQLVATIPGPIIGGLYIAMFAQIVGVGLSNLKYVDLDSSRNIFVIGIALFSGLAIPEYLRSVGGAGAFQQGLAETALLGPLLGADVVANTVYVIGSTGMAVGGIVAFALDNSIAGTAAERGLTAWEDAAEEDEEFTSAYDRFVAEEETTRSD
- a CDS encoding DUF373 family protein, with the translated sequence MTTLVICIDRSGAIGRATNVPMPVAGWEAVRSLVTDAGLSDPEDASVNCLLESLRVARDLRDEREESVVAVVSAESDSAVGADRSLAAQLDDLVDRYDPRAAIVVVDSAEDERVLPIVESRMPVDSVDRVVVRQARDIESTYYLLKQFLADEQLRSTVLVPFGVALLLLPALFYWFSAGAAVAGVAGLLGAALLYKGLAIDRVVAGAPERIREALYAGQVSVVTYVVAAGLALVGGFFGVLSASDLGPAEPTIVQAVEFAFAAVPWVAVAGVTAAVGRLLDELIRDEGIRTQYLNLPFVIVAVGLVVRGFAGYFLAQEAILDPFETAWFVVTPVQRLAAFIVGGIVVSLVGVKVASDVGTETLEEVIDADRDGK